The sequence CCGGCTGCCGCACTCCGCGATCTGCCGGGTCGCCTCGATGCCGTCCACGATGGGCATGCGCACGTCCATCAGCACCACGTCGGGCGCCAGGTCCCGCGTCAGCCGCACCGCCTCCTGGCCGTCGGACGCCTCACCGACCACCTCGAGGTCGTCCCGCGCGTCGATGATCATGCGGAATCCGGTACGGACCAGGGCCTGGTCGTCAGCCACCACCACGCGCAGCGTCATGAGGCGCGCTCCACCGGCAGCCGCGCCGCCACCTCGAACCCGCCTTGGGGCAGCGGACCGGCGCGCAGACTGCCGCCCACGAGCCGTGCGCGCTCCTTCATCCCGACCAGACCGCGTCCCGCTCCCGCTGCGGCCGAACGACCCTGCGGCGTCCGCCCGTTGTCCGTCACCGTGACCTTCACGCACTCCCCTTCGGCCGTCACCTGCACGCTCACCTCGTCGGCGCCGGCCGCGTGGCGCAGCGTGTTGGTGAGGGCCTCCTGAACGATCCGGTACGCCGCCAGGTCCACCGCGGCCGGCAGCCCGTCGGTGGCGCCCTCACGGTGCACGTGCACGGTCATCCCGGTCGCGCGCACGGTGTCGGCCAGCTCGTCCAGGCGCACGAGCGAGGGCCCCGGCTCCCGCTGCTCACCGGCCCCGTCCTCCCCCGCATCGGGCCGGAACGCACGAAGCAGCAGGCGCAGCTCGCCGAGCGCCGAGCGCGCGCCCGTCTCGATGGCCCGCAGCGCCTGACGGGCCTGTTCGGGCCTTTCGTTGAACACATCGTCGGCGGCGCCCGCCTGAACAACCATGACCGACAAGGTGTGCGCCACGACATCGTGCACCTCCCGCGCAATCCGCGCGCGCTCCTCCGCCACAGCCTGGCACATCTCCGCCCTCGTCCTCGCCTGCTGCGCCCCGCGCCACTGCCCCGCGGTCCACGCCAGGACAGCCGCCAGCAGATAGACCGTCAGACCCACGCCGCCGCCCGCCACGAATGCCAGCGGCGCTAGGAGACACATCGCCGCGAGCGCCCGCACCGACACCTGCCGCGGCCTGGTGGCCGACAACACGCACAGCGCGACCTGCGCCGCGAGCAGCGCCCCCGTGAAGGTCACCGCGGGCAGCAGCGCCCACACCGCGAGCCCCGTCGCCGCGTTCACAGCCAGAACCGCGACCGGGCTGCGAGCCTGCCACCTCAGGGCGCAGGCCTGCGCGAGGACCAGGGCCACGGCCACGGGCAGTCGTCCACCGCGCTCCGCGCCGGCGACGAGCACCGAGGTGCCGAGGACGACGAGCACCAGACCGGCCGACCCCCACCACAGCGCCCGGGTCGCCCGGGGCGACAGTTCGCCCCACGCTTCCTCGCCGAACGTATCGTCCGGCTTTCTGCTGCATCGGTCCACGCCCCGAGCCTATCCAGCGGCGCGACAGAACCGCGGCCATCTTCTGGGCGGGCGGCGTCAGTGCTGCAGAACGGGTGGGCCGGCGGGCGCACGTCGTGTGGCGCTGCGATAGGTGGAGATGCCCAGGGCGAGCATCCAGTAGCTGAGGATCGCGCCCATCAGGGCGGTGGTGCCCCAGCCGTTCGCCGCGTAGAAGTGTGCGGGCGTGTTGCCGAAGAACAGGGACGGTACGAAGACCAGGTTGACCCCTGCCAGGACGAAGGCAGAGCGGCCGGTCCAGCGCGGTAGCAGGTTCGTACGCGAGATTCCGTAACCCACGGCGGTCAGGAAGAGTGCGAGCATGAGTCGGCCGATCGCCCCGTAGAGAATGTAGGTGCCGCTGACTGTGATGGTCGGGTCGATCGGGTGCTCGGCGGCGATGACCGCGCCGGCTTCCAGCCCGCTGGAGACCAGGGTGATCGTCGCGTAGACCAGTCCGGTGGCGAAGGCCATCGTGCCGACCCATTCGTAAGCGGGGTCCGCCGCCTTGACCAGTTCACGGAAGGCCGTCACGAACACGATCAGGAACGCCAGCG is a genomic window of Streptomyces griseochromogenes containing:
- a CDS encoding sensor histidine kinase; amino-acid sequence: MDRCSRKPDDTFGEEAWGELSPRATRALWWGSAGLVLVVLGTSVLVAGAERGGRLPVAVALVLAQACALRWQARSPVAVLAVNAATGLAVWALLPAVTFTGALLAAQVALCVLSATRPRQVSVRALAAMCLLAPLAFVAGGGVGLTVYLLAAVLAWTAGQWRGAQQARTRAEMCQAVAEERARIAREVHDVVAHTLSVMVVQAGAADDVFNERPEQARQALRAIETGARSALGELRLLLRAFRPDAGEDGAGEQREPGPSLVRLDELADTVRATGMTVHVHREGATDGLPAAVDLAAYRIVQEALTNTLRHAAGADEVSVQVTAEGECVKVTVTDNGRTPQGRSAAAGAGRGLVGMKERARLVGGSLRAGPLPQGGFEVAARLPVERAS